TGAACAAGGCGAGATTGAGACGGTTCGTAAACAACTGGCGCCCTACTTCCCGCAAAAGCAGCTTGAGCCGAAGATAAGTGTTCGCGAGCAATTGATTGGTCTGACGGCACGGGCCAGTCAACCGGAACCAACATCGGGGCAAACGGCACCGGTCCGCTCCGCCTTGACGCTCGTCCGCGAAGTGACGCCACGGCTCGCTGAGATCACGAATGATTTCAAGAGCCAACAACGAACAATCGTCTCGCAACTTCGCCAAATCGAACCACTCGTTGAGACACGTCCGGTCCAGATGGTCGCCGTCATCGAGAGTACAGCGCAACGCTTAAAACAAGTCTTCCAGCAAACCGATGCTTTACTGCATACGTCGATGAAAGACGAAAAACAGTTGATTCACTTCTTATCGAAACTCGAACGCGGCGCAGAACTGGCACTACTCGGACGCGGTACAGAAGCAAAAGCCGTCTTACAGGAAGTTCGGATTGCGTTTGAAGCCTTCCGTTACGCGCCAGCGAACGTGCGTCCGACTTACTTACCGGAGATGCAGGGACTACCGCCACAAGCACCATCGCTACCAGCGCCGATCGCAACAAAAGCTGTACCGTATGAGCCACAACAGAACAGTCCTCGCCTCTTGCAGGAGACCGTCCAAAAGACGTTGCAACTCCAGACGGCAGAACTGAAACTCAGTACACCAGCAGCGAATCCGGAAGCTGCCAAATTGCAGACGTTCCTTGCGGCGCAACAACAAGTCAATAAACCGGATAACCAACAACAGTTGAACCAAATTCTGCTCGCCTTACCGGTACAACTCGTCGAAGCAACGGCAGGACTACACGTTCACTTACAAAATAAACGTCCAGACGAAGTGATCGACTGGGAAAACAATACGTTGTACGTTCAGCTCAATACCCCACGTCTCGGAGAAATCGGTGTCCGGGTTGAGACAGTCAACCGGAAGATGCAGATCACAATTGAAAATGATTTCTCGGTTCTTGAGCAACTAGCGACCCCGTTCCTCGACCGAACGACGGACGCTCTGCAAGCAACCGGTTATCAGGACGTTCGGATTCAGTTCCGTCCATTCACGCGTGAGCAGGTCACAGAGACCGTCAAACAAGACGAGACACCACGTGGCTACGACTACCGTATCTAAAAAGGAGAGACCGCTATGTATCAGAAAATCGATTTAACCGGACGCAAGACCGCTGCTGTCCTCCGCTACGATGAAGCATCCGGTCAAGCACCGGTCGTCGTCGCTCGGGCAAGCGGACAAGCAGCGGACCGTATTTTGCAGGAAGCTCGCGCGAACGGAGTCGCAATCGAACACGACACTTCATTACTCGGTCACTTGCTCGACCTTGATCTCGGGACCGCGATTCCACCGCAACTGTATGACGTGATGGCTGAACTGCTCTTATTGATCGAAGAACTCGACAACGCGAAAGGACGGCAAACATGACAGAACAAGAACTCTACGCGATGACCCCACAACAGCTGACGGAAGTGATGTTGACGGGACTCGTCCTTCAATACGACCAAGCCATTCTCGCACGTGACGCAAACCGCTTTGACGAGGTGAACGAACGCCTACAAAAAGCTTATCAGTTACTCGACAAATTGCAGGCAGGATTACACGACGACGGCGGCATCATCACGGCACAACTGGACGCGCTCTACCACTATCTTGCCGAGCAGACGTTACAGGTCTATAAGACACCGAGCGTCTTAGACGAACTACTTGAACTAGCAGAAGATTTACGCATCACTTGGCAAGCGGCTCAGACCGATGAACGACCACTTGCGCGCGCCGTACATCATCAACGATACGAAGGGATGGAATACGAATGAGAATCACGAATAACGTTCAAGCCTTGAAGGCTTATCGCAATCTCAGCATCAACCAGACGAATGTCAAGACGACAATGGATAAATTGTCGAGCGGTCAGAAGATCAACCGGGGAGCGGACGATGCAGCTGGTCTTGCAATCTCGGAGAAGATGCGCAATCGCTTGAAAGCACTCGATAAAGCCGAACAGAACGTTCTTGACGGTGTCTCGATGATTCAAACGGCTGAAGGTGGTTTGAGTGAGACACATAACCTGTTGCAACGAATGCGTGAACTGGCAGTTCAAGCTGGTAACGGTACGCTCGCAACAGAAGACCGGACTGCAATCCAAGAAGAAATTAACCAGCTGACGAACGAGGTCTCACGGATTGCGAAGACGACACAGTTCAACGGCAAAGAATTGTTGAGTGGTAAGTTCAACGATGCCGATAATGCCCTGTTCATCCAAACGAACGCAGGAGCAAACGAAGGGATCTCAATTACGATTAACGACATGCAAGCCCTTGCGCTTGATATCAGTTCAACGACACAAGCTGATCCTTCAATTCGCCCGCTTGATTTCCCGAGCGGTGACGCACCGGAGTACGCCCTTAGCGTCATGACGGCAGCGGATGCAAACGACACAATCAGCCATTATACGAAAGCGATCGATACGGTCTCCCAGCAACGGGCACAACTCGGGGCAATCCAGAACCGCTTTGAAGCGACGTCATCCGTCCTCAGTGTCAGCGCCGAGAACTTGACGGCTTCAGAATCACGGATTCGCGATACCGATATGGCACGGGAGATGATGGAATACGCGAAGTTCAACATCCTCAACCAATCGGGTATGGCCATGATTGCTCAAGCAAACGCCCTGCCGCAAGGCGTCTTACAACTACTCAACTAAGGAGGCAGATCCGATGGATATCCGCCGCATCCAAGAAACGCAACGCCTACAATCGCTTAAAGGCGGTCCTCGTGAAGTCGAGGCGTCGACGACCTTCTCTGCCTTGATGCAGGAGAAACGCGACCACAAAGGCTACGAGCGTCTTCAACAGAAGCTCGCGCTCGTCGAAGAACATGGGCAATTGCTCGCTGAGAGCCAGACAATCGAGCACCTCGAAAGCTATAAAGAAAAAATCAAAGACTTCTTAAAAGATGCTCTCGACCAATCACAACAACTCGAAGAGAAGCGCGGCTTCAATCGTCGCGGTCGGACGAAAATCTATAAGGTCGTCGAACAGGTCGACGCGAAGCTTCTTCAGTTAACGGATACGGTCATCTCGGGTGAGTCGCGCCGTCTTGATATCCTCGACCAAATCGGCGAAATCAAAGGCATGCTCGTCAACGTCTTCGTATAATTCAGATTAGAGGAGTTCCCCTACATGCCAGACCTATATCTCAAAAAATGTACCTGCCCCTATTGCTTACAGACGACGGAAACGAAACGGGTCCTGTCACGACATATCCGTGTCGCTTCGACTGATTTTGATGGATTCACCCGCTATCAAGGCGTCAATGTCTATCTCTACGAACCGATTCAATGTAGCCATTGCCGGTTCTTTTTCCACGAGTCGTTCGGGAAGTTATCGTTAGACGTACGAGCGACATTGCAGGATCACATACTACCGACGCTTCCCGTCTTACCATTCGCTAGCACCGAGCGGACGATCGAGCAGGCGATTCAGCTCTATAAACTTTGCCTCTACACGGCTCAAGTGACGGAGCAAAAACCGGCAATCCAAGCGATGCTTGGTGTGCGTTTGTCCTGGTTACACCGTTTGACTGGTCAAACGGACGAAGAACAACTTTGGGCGAGTCGAGCAATCGAGAAGTATCTTCCGCTGTACGACAACTATACGTCCGTCAAAGAGAGCGGGATTCCAGAAGACGTCCTTCTGCTACGGATCGCCGACCTGTACGCCGTGACGAAAGAGAAAGACACGGCTCGCCTCTGGTACAGCCGCTTATTCCAAAGCAAGACGGCGACTGACAAAATTAAAAAAGACGCACGAATCCACTGGGAATGGGTGCAAGAGCAGGACTAATCCTTGTTCGTCATCAGACGAGACAAGGATTTTTTTCACCGCTCGTCGAAACAAGCAAACACACCGCTTCAGGAAAGGAGGTCTGTGATGCGACCGACGTTACCCATTGTTTACCTACTGATCAGCTACGGCTTGATGGTGCTCGTCAGCGGAACGCCATTCGTTCCACCCGTCGCGGTCCTTTCGACGCTACTCGGCGTTACTTTCGTCGCTGTTAAAGTCAGGTATTGGTTCTTCCCGAAACATCCGGAACGTTCAGTCGGCATCGCGATTCTCTTATTCGCCAGTGGACTCTGGATCAATTTCATCCTGACCTTCATTCCGCATCCACCGGAAGTCGATTCTGTTGCCAACTTGACTTTGACTGCCTTTTTGATTCTGACCGCCATCGCATTTTCCCGCTTGATCGACTGGTCATCGATCCGGCATGCACGCCTTCTCTACATCGATGGTGTGCTCTTGTTCGGCATGGTCTTCGTCTTCGGCTACACAGTCATCCTCAGGCACTTGCCGACGTTCGCGCGCTCTGACATCGAGTTCGTCGCCATGCTCGGCTATTCAATCAGTTTTATTGCGCAGTTGTTCTTTTTTTTGATTTTGTATGCGACGGGACTGCGCGGTCCGATACATAAGCGACTGATTCGCGCAATGATGTTATTCATCGTCGCGAATCTTGGTTATTATACATTTTTCATTCGTAATGAATTGACGTTTGCCGCCTGTTTCTTTCCGCTCTACGCTGTCAGTCTGTTTGATCTTGCTGTCTACTTCAGGGATGTGCCACCGAAACAACCGGCACGCGATCGACTCGGAAGACCCTATTTGCCGTATATTAGTTTGCTCGTCTTACTTGCCGGTGTGACGTTCTTACCGATCGCGCAGGATGTCTACTTCCCGACGCTAATTGTATTATTCTCGTTGTTTATGTTTCGGCAGTTTTTCTCCGAACGGCTCAATCGAAAATTACTAACGGAGCTCGAAACGTTCGAGGTTGACCTGACGCACCGAATCGATCGTCATACAGCACAACTGGAACTCCGAAAGGAAGAGTATCGCCGTCTATTCCTCGCTCACCCGCAACCAATCATTCGACTTGATGGCAATGGGCATGAGAAAGCGATGAACCCGGCGGCAGAACGTTACTTCCCACACGGTTACGTTCCTGATGCCTTAGTTGAGCAATTAATTGTGGCATTCTTAAAGCTCGAAACTGGTGAAAAACAACTCTTGATGCGACCCGTCGACGGTCGGACGTTCGAAGTAACGTTAATCCCGATTCCGGGTGAAGCTGATTTGTACGTCATCCTGTCTGACTTAACGGAAGCCTTATCGCAGGAGAAATGGTTACAAGAACTCGGCTATCACGACGCCTTGACGGCTCTTCCAAATCGCCGTTACTTCGAGGATCACCTTGGTCCACAGCTCGCAACACTGACGGAAGGCTCACTGCTATTCATCGATCTCGACGGCTTTAAGCAGATCAATGACCGCTACGGGCATGATGCTGGAGATTACGTTCTCCAGGAGACAGCACGTCGCCTGCAGCTCGATTTAACGCATGACGATTTGGCGGCACGACTCGGTGGTGACGAGTTCATCGTTTTCCTCGCTCGCAGTCGCGCGGAAACGATCACATATGCAGAAAACGTCCTCCTTCGCTTGAACGATCCGTTCTTTTTTGACGCAACAGCGATGCAAGTGACGCCGTCGATTGGTATCGCTCGTTACCCTGACGATGGTCGGACGACGAGTCTACTCTTGATCCGGGCCGATGAAGCGATGTATACCGTCAAGCAAGAAGAGAAGAATGCCTACCGCTTTAAATGAACGGCAAAATGCCCCGTCCAAGTAAATGGACAGGGCATTTTTCATAAGCTTATGACTCACGACGATATTTTTCTTCTTCATAGGCATCCGGTGCATCGGAGACAGGGCGTTCGAACTCTTCCCATGATTCCGATTCGACGTCCGGTTCGATGAACTGATCGTACGAGCCATCCGATTGGAAATACGGCTGCGGTACGGGACGCTTCTTGTCTTCCCGCTTGGTCACGAAAGATCCCTCCCTCACACAAGAAAGTTACTGACGAGAATCAAAATACGGTGAAAAACTATGATCGACTTCTTCGTACGGATCAACGTACGATTTACGACTCGTTTGCGTCTGACGTAACTGACTGATTTGTACCCCTAATTTAGCCGTTTCTGCTGATAATTTCAAGTCGATTTTCCGACTATCAGCGACGAGTTCCTGGATGACGGCTTGATTGGCACCGGCAAGTAGATTCGAGTGGGCGGCAATGAACGCTTCTCGTTCGTTCAAGAGACCTTGAATCTTCTCAATCCATTCGTCATACGTCTCTTCATTCGGCGTTTGATCAAGCAGTTCGATCAATCGTTTTGTCTTCAGGCGAAGCGGATCGAGCGGACTCATCGTTGCCGTGCGAGTTTCATCGCTTCTTTCCACGTCTCGCGGAATTCTTCGGCAAAGCCGATCACTTCGTCGATTGCAACGAGATCATTTTTAACATTCGCATCAATTAACCGTGTTTGCATGTAGTCATACAAACTGTTCAAGTCTTTTGACAGGGCAATCGATTGATTGAGCGTCAATTGTAACTCACTGATGATTGCTTGAGCTTTTTGGATATTCGTATTTTTTTGTTCAATCATTTTCTGTTCAATTGCTCGTTTTGCGAGCATCGAGAATTTGATTAATCCTTCATATAACATCAGTGTTAAGTCTTGAGGTAACGCCGTCGTTACCGAGTTCGTCTGATACGTAGCATAAGGGTTCATCGCGTTTCCTCCTTTTTTATCCTTGTCCGAGATAATTCGCAAGCGTCGCCGATTGACTATTCGCTTGGTTCATCGCTTGTTCCATCGCCGCAAATCGGCGATAGTAACTGTCTTCTTTTCGTTTTAGCTTGTCTTCCCATGTCAGCATGCTCTTATCGAGATCAGCGAGTGACTTTCCGAGGCGATAGGTCGTCGCAACTGCTCCATCACGTCCGGCAACTCCGGAAATCTTATCGCGAAGTGTTGTCGCGAAGCCCTGAATCTGACGGACAAAACCGTCAAGGCCATTTGGATTCAAAATCGTATTCCCTTGCGCATCCTTCGTCGGCTCCGGTGCATCAGCAGTAAACAGCTTATAGACTCCTTCCGGCTTTTCCTCAAGCATTTTCTTCAGCTTCGTCTCATCGATTTTCAGTTTCCCACCATCGCGGAAGTCACTCGTTGAGGTAATTCCGATTTGCGACATATACTGAAGTTGTATCGTATCTGTACCTGACGTATAGGAGTAACCCGTATCGATTTTTGAAGAGATCGCGCTCCGGAACTGATTCATACCGTCCTGTAAGTAACTATCGTTCTTCAGAACACCACTGATTGCTTTTTCTTCCCACTTCTTGACTTCATCCTCGCTCAGTTCCTTGCGCTGCGCATCCGTCA
This window of the Exiguobacterium acetylicum genome carries:
- a CDS encoding YaaR family protein translates to MDIRRIQETQRLQSLKGGPREVEASTTFSALMQEKRDHKGYERLQQKLALVEEHGQLLAESQTIEHLESYKEKIKDFLKDALDQSQQLEEKRGFNRRGRTKIYKVVEQVDAKLLQLTDTVISGESRRLDILDQIGEIKGMLVNVFV
- a CDS encoding DUF2225 domain-containing protein, producing the protein MPDLYLKKCTCPYCLQTTETKRVLSRHIRVASTDFDGFTRYQGVNVYLYEPIQCSHCRFFFHESFGKLSLDVRATLQDHILPTLPVLPFASTERTIEQAIQLYKLCLYTAQVTEQKPAIQAMLGVRLSWLHRLTGQTDEEQLWASRAIEKYLPLYDNYTSVKESGIPEDVLLLRIADLYAVTKEKDTARLWYSRLFQSKTATDKIKKDARIHWEWVQEQD
- a CDS encoding flagellin; translated protein: MRITNNVQALKAYRNLSINQTNVKTTMDKLSSGQKINRGADDAAGLAISEKMRNRLKALDKAEQNVLDGVSMIQTAEGGLSETHNLLQRMRELAVQAGNGTLATEDRTAIQEEINQLTNEVSRIAKTTQFNGKELLSGKFNDADNALFIQTNAGANEGISITINDMQALALDISSTTQADPSIRPLDFPSGDAPEYALSVMTAADANDTISHYTKAIDTVSQQRAQLGAIQNRFEATSSVLSVSAENLTASESRIRDTDMAREMMEYAKFNILNQSGMAMIAQANALPQGVLQLLN
- the fliS gene encoding flagellar export chaperone FliS codes for the protein MTEQELYAMTPQQLTEVMLTGLVLQYDQAILARDANRFDEVNERLQKAYQLLDKLQAGLHDDGGIITAQLDALYHYLAEQTLQVYKTPSVLDELLELAEDLRITWQAAQTDERPLARAVHHQRYEGMEYE
- the fliS gene encoding flagellar export chaperone FliS, with translation MNPYATYQTNSVTTALPQDLTLMLYEGLIKFSMLAKRAIEQKMIEQKNTNIQKAQAIISELQLTLNQSIALSKDLNSLYDYMQTRLIDANVKNDLVAIDEVIGFAEEFRETWKEAMKLARQR
- a CDS encoding EscU/YscU/HrcU family type III secretion system export apparatus switch protein, with the translated sequence MYQKIDLTGRKTAAVLRYDEASGQAPVVVARASGQAADRILQEARANGVAIEHDTSLLGHLLDLDLGTAIPPQLYDVMAELLLLIEELDNAKGRQT
- a CDS encoding sensor domain-containing diguanylate cyclase, with product MRPTLPIVYLLISYGLMVLVSGTPFVPPVAVLSTLLGVTFVAVKVRYWFFPKHPERSVGIAILLFASGLWINFILTFIPHPPEVDSVANLTLTAFLILTAIAFSRLIDWSSIRHARLLYIDGVLLFGMVFVFGYTVILRHLPTFARSDIEFVAMLGYSISFIAQLFFFLILYATGLRGPIHKRLIRAMMLFIVANLGYYTFFIRNELTFAACFFPLYAVSLFDLAVYFRDVPPKQPARDRLGRPYLPYISLLVLLAGVTFLPIAQDVYFPTLIVLFSLFMFRQFFSERLNRKLLTELETFEVDLTHRIDRHTAQLELRKEEYRRLFLAHPQPIIRLDGNGHEKAMNPAAERYFPHGYVPDALVEQLIVAFLKLETGEKQLLMRPVDGRTFEVTLIPIPGEADLYVILSDLTEALSQEKWLQELGYHDALTALPNRRYFEDHLGPQLATLTEGSLLFIDLDGFKQINDRYGHDAGDYVLQETARRLQLDLTHDDLAARLGGDEFIVFLARSRAETITYAENVLLRLNDPFFFDATAMQVTPSIGIARYPDDGRTTSLLLIRADEAMYTVKQEEKNAYRFK